The DNA segment GACGGCGCCCATATCAGCACCCTGCTTTTAACCTTCATTTACCGGTTCATGCCGGAACTCATCAAGCAGGGCTACGTTTACCTGGCACAGCCGCCGCTTTATAAGATCGAAAAGAACAAGCGGGTCTGGTACGCATACAGCGATGAAGAGTTAAACAACATCTTAAAAGAGATCGGCCGCGATACCAACAACAATATCCAGCGGTACAAAGGTCTCGGCGAGATGGATGCCGAGCAGCTCTGGGAGACGACGATGGATCCGGAGCGCCGGATTCTCCTTCGCGTCACCATGGACGAGGAGACTACCTCGGAGATTGATTTGACCTTCACGACGCTCATGGGCGACCAGGTGGAGCCGCGGCGTGAATTCATCGAGCAGAATGCGAAATACGGAACACTTGACATTTAAACGGCGGCAGCAATGGGAGGAAAAGAATGGAACCGAATATCTTTGATAAAGTTCATGATATAGACTTAAAAAAGACAATGGAAAAGTCGTACATCGACTATGCCATGAGCGTCATCGCATCCCGTGCCCTTCCGGATGTCAGGGACGGCTTAAAGCCGGTGCAGAGGCGTGTGCTTTACTCCATGGTAGAGCTCAACAACGGCCCTGATAAGCCCCACAGAAAAAGCGCCCGTATCGTCGGCGATACCATGGGTAAATACCATCCCCACGGAGACAGCTCCATCTACGGCGCTTTGGTAAACATGGCCCAGAGATGGTCCATGCGCTATATGCTGGTGGACGGCCACGGGAACTTCGGCTCTGTGGACGGCGACGGCGCGGCTGCCATGCGATACACCGAGGCCAGGTTAAGCAAAATTTCCGTGGAACTTCTGGCCGACATCTATAAAGATACGGTGGATTTTGTGCCAAACTTCGACGAGACAGAAAAGGAGCCGACGGTGCTTCCGGCCAGGTTCCCGAACCTTCTGGCAAACGGCACGTCAGGCATCGCCGTCGGAATGGCGACAAACATCCCGCCACACAACCTCCGGGAAGTCATCGGGGCTGTGGTAAAAATCATCGACAACCAGGTGGAAGAGGGCAGGAAGACAACTATTGACGAGATCATGCAGATTGTCAAAGGGCCCGACTTCCCGACAGGTGCTACCATATTAGGTACCAGAGGCATCGATGAGGCCTACCGCACCGGCCGCGGAAAGATCAAGGTCCGCGCCGTGACCAACATCGAGACGCTCCCCAACGGAAAGAGCCAGATCATCGTGACGGAGCTCCCGTACATGGTGAATAAGGCCCGCCTGATTGAAAAGATGGCGGAGTTAGTAAAAACGAAAAAAATCGACGGCATCGTAAACATCACCGATGAATCCAACCGCGAGGGCTTAAGGATCAATATCGAGCTGCGCCGCGATGTCAATGCCAACGTGATTTTAAACCAGCTTTTAAAGCACACCCAGCTTCAGGATTCCTTCGGCGTCATCATGCTGGCCCTTGTGAAAAACGAGCCGAAAATCTTAAATCTCCTTCAGATGTTGGAATACTACCTCGACCATCAGAAAGAGGTTGTGACAAGAAGGACGAAGTACGACTTAAACAAGGCAGAAGAGCGGGCCCATATTTTGGAGGGCTTGTTGATCGCCCTTGACAATATTGACGAGGTCATTAAAATCGTCCGCGGAAGCCGCACGGCCCAGGATGCGAAAAATGAACTCATGAGCCGGTTCGGGCTTTCCGACGCCCAGGCCCAGGCTATCGTGGACATGCGTCTGCGCGCCCTGACAGGACTGGAGCGGGAGAAGTTAGAGAACGAATATAAGGAGTTAGAGGCAAAAATCGCAGAATTTAAGGCAATCCTTGCAGATGAAAACAAGCTTCTCGGCGTTATCCGGAAAGAGATTTTAGTGATCTCCGACAAATACGGCGACGACAGGCGCACCTCCATCGGCTTTGACGATGACATGTCCATGGAAGATCTGATCCCGGATGAGGACGCTGTGATCGCCATGACAAATTTAGGCTACATCAAGCGCATGTCCGTAGACAACTTTAAGAGCCAGAACCGCGGCGGAAAGGGCATCAAGGGCATGCAGACCATCGAGGAGGACTTCATAGAAGACCTTCTGATGACGACGAACCACCACTATGTGATGTTCTTTACCAACTCCGGCCGCTGCTACCGGTTAAAGGCATACGAGATCCCGGAGGCCGGACGGACGGCAAGGGGCACGGCCATTGTGAACCTGCTCCAGCTCATGCCGGGCGAAAAGATCACGGCCATCATCCCCATGCGGGAATTCGAGGCAGGCAAGTACCTGTTCATGGCGACAAAGGACGGCATGGTAAAGAAAACGCCGATGGGCGAGTACGTGAACATGAGAAAGACCGGCCTTCAGGCCATCGTCTTAAAGGAAAACGACGAGCTCATCGAGGTCAAAATGACCGACAACACCGAGGACATTTTCCTTACTACCAAATATGGTATGTCCATCCGCTTCCACGAGACCGACGTGCGCGTTACGGGCCGCGTCTCCATGGGCGTCATCGGCATGAAGCTTGACGGCGGCGACGAGGTCGTCGGCATGCAGATGGCAAGCCAGGGCGAGTACATGCTGGTGGCATCGGAAAACGGCTACGGGAAGATGACCCATATCGACGAGTTCAAGTGCCAGAACCGCGGCGGAAAGGGACTTCTCTGCTATAAGAGCACGGAAAAAACAGGGCATCTGATCGGCATGAAGCTTGTCGACCAGGACCGCGACATCATGTTAATCACCACCGAAGGCATTTTAATCCGCATCAGCGCCGATGATATTTCCGTTATCGGAAGGAACACCTCCGGCGTGAAGCTCATGAATATTGACGTGGATTCCGACATCAAGGTTGCAACCATCGCCAAAGTGCGCGAAAGCAGCAGCCATGACGACGAAGAAGAGACAACAGAAGAAGAATAAAAGGCCGGGCCGGGACTCCCATGAGTCCCGGCCTGTTTAAAATCAAAACAGGAAATTAACGTGCAAAATCAGATAATATGTGGTAAAATGGAAGAAAATATTTGAATTGGAGGGGTAAAGCATGGCAATTTCAAAACAGGAAGCGTTGGCCTCCATCGACAGAGAAAAGGAACTGATCTGCAAGGCCAGCGATGAGGTGTGGGAAAACCCGGAAACGGCGTTCCAGGAATACCGTTCCACGGAAATTTTATGTGACCTTCTGGAAAAAGAGGGATTTCATGTAGAAAAGAACCTGGCCGGTATTGCGACGGCATTTTCCGGTACATACGGCCACGGAAAGCCGGTGATCGGCTTTCTCGGCGAGTTCGACGCCCTTTCCGGCTTAAGCCAGAAATGCGGCATCGCAGAAAAAATCCCGGAGGTTGAGGAAGCGCCGGGACATGGCTGCGGCCATAACCTTTTAGGCGCCGGTTCCGTCGCGGCCGCCATTGCCGTAAAAGAATATCTGGAGAAAAACCAGAAGGAAGGCACTGTGATCTTCTTTGGCTGCCCAGGCGAAGAGGGCGGTTCCGGAAAAGGCTTCATGGCAAGAGACGGCGTGTTTGACAGCCTGGACTTTGCGATTTCCTGGCATCCCGGCGATACGAACCAGGTTACGGTCGGAAGCTCTCTTGCAAACTACCAGATTATTTATAAATTCTTCGGAACAGCTGCCCATGCGGCCGCATGCCCGGAGCTTGGAAGAAGCGCCCTCGACGCGGTGGAGTTAATGAACAACGGCGTCCAGTATTTAAGAGAGCACATCATCCAGGAAGCCAGAATCCATTACGCCATCACCAACACCGGCGGCTATTCCCCGAACGTGGTTCAGCCCTATGCGGAAGTCCTCTATCTGATCCGTGCGCCGAAGACGGGACAGGTTCAGGAAATCTATGAGAGAGTCAACGACATCGCAAAAGGCGCTGCCCTGATGACGGGAACCAGGATGGAAATGCAGTTCGTAAAGGCATGCTCAAACCTGGTGGACAACACGGTGATTGAGGAAATCCTTCAGAAAAACCTGGAAGAGGTTGAGCGCGTTCCTTATACCGACGAGGAAATCGCCTTTGCAGAAAAGATTGCGGCTACCTACGGCGGCCAGAAATTAGAGCTGGATGCCGTGCTCTCCCGCTATGAAAAGAGCAGAAAGGCCATGGTTGAGGAAGTTGTCACCCCGTATCTTCGCGCCCCGCTCAATGACTTTATTCTTCCGCTCATGGATGTGGAGACGGCCATGGCAGGTTCCACGGACGTGGGTGACGTAAGCTGGGTATGCCCGACGGCCCAGATCGGCACTGTCACTGAGGCGGCCGGAACACCGGGACATTCCTGGCAGGAGGTGGCCCAGGGCAAAGCTTCCGTGGCCCATAAGGGAATGTTATACGCCGGAAAGGTCATGGCCGGCGCCGCCATTGATCTGTTGGAAGACCCGGATAAGATCGAAGAGGCGAAAAAAGAATTAAAGAAACGCCTGGGCGGCGGTTCCTATGTGCCGCCGATTCCGAAAGGCGTCCGCCCGATGGCAATCAACCCGAAAAAATAAAAAATCCCGGAAAACCGTACATATTTCGTCCGTGCAGAAAAATGTACGGTTTTCTCTTGCTTAATTTCCTGTTTGATAATAGAATGAAGGGGATACAGGAGTGCGATAGCACGAAACAATCCGGTATCAATGGGGTAAAACAAACAATATTGGGGGATTTATTGAATGAAAACTGGAGAAGTCATAAAAGATTTTCTAATCATCACCTTTGCGACTCTGATCGTAGCGGCAGCCGTTTTCTTTTTCATGATGCCGAGCACGGTTACAGTCGGAAGTATTTCCGGTCTTGCCATTGTACTGGAAAACTTTTTGCCGTTAAAGGTTTCGGCCATCACCATGATTTTAAACGTCGTCCTTTTAATTCTGGGATTTATCTTCATCGGAAAAGAATTCGGGGGGAAAACCATTTATACGTCCATTCTTCTCCCTGTATTCTTAGGAGTGTTTGAATATCTGTTCCCGGAAAACCGTTCCCTGACGGGGGATGCGTTCTTAGACACGGTGGGATATGTGTTTATCGTCAGCATCGGGCTTGCGATCCTGTTTAACCGGAATGCCTCGTCCGGCGGTCTGGACATTGTGGCAAAATTCTTAAATAAGTACCTGCGGATGGACCTCGGTAAAGCCATGTCCCTTTCCGGAATGTGCGCGGCCCTCTCATCCATTCTCGTATCCGATTCCAAAATCGTGGTGCTCAGCGTCCTGGGAACCTACATAAACGGCATTGTCCTCGACCATTTTATTTTCGGCATGAACGAGAAAAAGCGCGTCTGCATCATTTCCCAGAAGGAAAAGGAGATCCAGGACTTTATTCTCCATAGCTTAAGAAGCGGCGCCACCATCTATCAGGCCATCGGCGCATACGATTCGGAGCCCCACAGGGAGATTATTACCATTGTCAATAAGAGCGAGTATGCACAGCTCATGAATTTCATCGGAAAAACCGATAAAGATGCATTTGTCACTGTGTACACAGTCAACGAAGTCCTTTATAAGCCAAAATATTAAAAATCCGGGGCGCCTGCCCTGGAAAACATGGAGGGAAAGCTATGAGGTCAGTTTCAGCGGAAGCGATTGCAAA comes from the Eubacteriaceae bacterium Marseille-Q4139 genome and includes:
- a CDS encoding YitT family protein yields the protein MKTGEVIKDFLIITFATLIVAAAVFFFMMPSTVTVGSISGLAIVLENFLPLKVSAITMILNVVLLILGFIFIGKEFGGKTIYTSILLPVFLGVFEYLFPENRSLTGDAFLDTVGYVFIVSIGLAILFNRNASSGGLDIVAKFLNKYLRMDLGKAMSLSGMCAALSSILVSDSKIVVLSVLGTYINGIVLDHFIFGMNEKKRVCIISQKEKEIQDFILHSLRSGATIYQAIGAYDSEPHREIITIVNKSEYAQLMNFIGKTDKDAFVTVYTVNEVLYKPKY
- the gyrA gene encoding DNA gyrase subunit A, which encodes MEPNIFDKVHDIDLKKTMEKSYIDYAMSVIASRALPDVRDGLKPVQRRVLYSMVELNNGPDKPHRKSARIVGDTMGKYHPHGDSSIYGALVNMAQRWSMRYMLVDGHGNFGSVDGDGAAAMRYTEARLSKISVELLADIYKDTVDFVPNFDETEKEPTVLPARFPNLLANGTSGIAVGMATNIPPHNLREVIGAVVKIIDNQVEEGRKTTIDEIMQIVKGPDFPTGATILGTRGIDEAYRTGRGKIKVRAVTNIETLPNGKSQIIVTELPYMVNKARLIEKMAELVKTKKIDGIVNITDESNREGLRINIELRRDVNANVILNQLLKHTQLQDSFGVIMLALVKNEPKILNLLQMLEYYLDHQKEVVTRRTKYDLNKAEERAHILEGLLIALDNIDEVIKIVRGSRTAQDAKNELMSRFGLSDAQAQAIVDMRLRALTGLEREKLENEYKELEAKIAEFKAILADENKLLGVIRKEILVISDKYGDDRRTSIGFDDDMSMEDLIPDEDAVIAMTNLGYIKRMSVDNFKSQNRGGKGIKGMQTIEEDFIEDLLMTTNHHYVMFFTNSGRCYRLKAYEIPEAGRTARGTAIVNLLQLMPGEKITAIIPMREFEAGKYLFMATKDGMVKKTPMGEYVNMRKTGLQAIVLKENDELIEVKMTDNTEDIFLTTKYGMSIRFHETDVRVTGRVSMGVIGMKLDGGDEVVGMQMASQGEYMLVASENGYGKMTHIDEFKCQNRGGKGLLCYKSTEKTGHLIGMKLVDQDRDIMLITTEGILIRISADDISVIGRNTSGVKLMNIDVDSDIKVATIAKVRESSSHDDEEETTEEE
- a CDS encoding amidohydrolase yields the protein MAISKQEALASIDREKELICKASDEVWENPETAFQEYRSTEILCDLLEKEGFHVEKNLAGIATAFSGTYGHGKPVIGFLGEFDALSGLSQKCGIAEKIPEVEEAPGHGCGHNLLGAGSVAAAIAVKEYLEKNQKEGTVIFFGCPGEEGGSGKGFMARDGVFDSLDFAISWHPGDTNQVTVGSSLANYQIIYKFFGTAAHAAACPELGRSALDAVELMNNGVQYLREHIIQEARIHYAITNTGGYSPNVVQPYAEVLYLIRAPKTGQVQEIYERVNDIAKGAALMTGTRMEMQFVKACSNLVDNTVIEEILQKNLEEVERVPYTDEEIAFAEKIAATYGGQKLELDAVLSRYEKSRKAMVEEVVTPYLRAPLNDFILPLMDVETAMAGSTDVGDVSWVCPTAQIGTVTEAAGTPGHSWQEVAQGKASVAHKGMLYAGKVMAGAAIDLLEDPDKIEEAKKELKKRLGGGSYVPPIPKGVRPMAINPKK